DNA sequence from the Pseudomonas fluorescens Q2-87 genome:
TAGAAGCTGATCACCCCGCGCACTTCAGCCTGGCTGAGGTTGAGGGCATGGGCAATTTCAGGGACGGCGACGTCGGGCACGTACCCGCAGCCTCCCTGGATGGCATGGAGAATCGGCAGCAAGGCACCGGGGGTGTCCTTCTCGCGCTCCAGAACGCTGTGGATCAAGGGCAGGTGAAGCGTCTCATCAGGCATAAACGTACCTCGGCATCTCGAACGACACCGCCGCATGGCGGCAGCCGTCCGGAGTCTTGGCTTGGGCGTCGGCCCACGTCACGGTAGCGTGGCAGATCCGATCGCCATCCTAGCTCTCCGGCCAAGTGTCTTTGGCGCACCTGATCCGGGGCATCTTTACAGCTTGCCACTCCCGGGGGTTGGCGATTGCACGTGGACGACAAAACCCGTCCTGAAAGCGACTCGGCGCAAGAAGTCGTCTGGCGGCGTGCGAGGCCAGATACGCTAATGATTGTAGGCGACTTGTGGCTGTCGGTTGGGATGGGGCCAGCACTCAAGCCAAAACCTATTCTTGCCTGACGATATCGACCGAGATTTCCACCGCCGCTATGGCGCCTCTGTTCTCAAGCCAGTGTGTGGTGTTCCTGTCCTCGGGCCAGCCCACGCCTGGTCCGTAGTCCGTGGCGATTCCATTTCGATGGTCAGTAATCGTTCCCTGCAAGATGTAGACAGTGCCGGGCCTGTCCTTGTGGTCGTGCATCGGCCCGAAGACGCCTCCAGGCTCGATGGTCACCTTACGCATTCGAAGTTGGCGCCCTGCCATTCCCTCGATTTCCGGCCCCAGGTCAATCGATTCAAGTAACTGCACCGTAACCCCTTTCGTCTCGGGCACCCTTCCTTCGTTGCTCATCCTGCACACCTCTCTGCACGCCCGGGCTCTGACTAGAATCTAGACGCTCGCGAGGCTGTGACGAGGCGTGAGGCGACCAAGGGTCGAAAACGGGAAAACACCACCTAGCCGTTTCTTTATTTATAATTCCAGTCGGAGCCACATGCCACCGGCCCTGAGAGCCAGGTCGAACACCATGAATGAACGTCAAAAAACGATTAAGAACACGATCGACGCCAGGGTGATTGGAAGCGACTCCGACGAGATTACCTATCAATCGGAGTGGATCGGTTACCTCCCCTTCCCGGTTGATCATTGGGTTGAACATCTGGGTAAGGACTTCTCCAGCGAATTTCCTTCTGAATGGACCCTTGAAGACCTGGCTAGCCTTGAACAATCGGGGTTCCTGGAAAAACTCGAAGCTTACGAAAACCCGGAAGACTCGTTTGATCGGCATATCAGGTATCGCGTTTGGGTTGAATGCGGGTAACGGTCGACCCGGACCGAACCCTTGAGCGCACAGGCCCCGCTGGGCAGTCGCCTACCCCCCGCACGCCTCCCGATACTGCCCCAACACCTGCCCAATCGCCGCCAATACCAGCTCACGTGCCGTGCTGCTTTCCTGTCCGCTCGCCACCTGCGGGTACAGGAGCGGCAGATACTGGCTCACCAACGTTTCAGGAATCGGCTCATCACCGAAGGCCAGGAACATCTCCTCCACCGCGCGACTCGCCGCTGCAAACGGCCAGTAGTAGCGGATGCGGTCGCTGTAGCTGAAGTGTCGCTGCACGCGCAATGCGGCGTCGTCACCGTGGTAATAGTGATCCCAGTAGTGCGGTTCAGCGAGCATCAGTGACTCCATGGTCCTGCGCAGGCTTTCTTGCTCCGGCACTGAGCGCAGCGCGGCAGCGATGTGGTCCAGCGCGTAGAGCGCTTCACGCAGGGCGAAGGTCAGGCCGGGGCCGACCTTGAGAATCGCAAAGCCGTCGCGCACCAGATGCTGCAGCGCGCTGGCTGGCTGGTAGTCGGTGGAGTGAGCCTCGAATACCAGTTGCGGCTCACCCTGAAGAATGGCGCTGAGGGCCCGGGCCTTTTCAGGTTGATAGACCACTACGTTCTCATTGCCGAACTCGACACCAGGCTGGACTACCAAGCCAATGACTCGCGCAAACACGCTGTCGAGGCCTTGGGCGATAAAAGCCTGGCGATGCAGTGCGATCGTTTCCAAGGCTGATTGCGGGGTGGTCACCTCAAGGTCCTCAACCTTCTCCGAGGCGCCGCCCGGCACCGGCACTTCGGTGCCTATCACGTAGAACGGTAACGGCAGGCCGGCATCGTTCACCGTTCGCTCGACCACGGCCGCCAGGCGTGCCGCACGTTCGGCCACCAGCGCGCCGTCGAGCGGATCGCTCTCGCCCATGCAGGCCATGCTCGTATCAAGGTGAATCTTGCTGAAACCTGCCCGGGCGTAGGCTTCCAGCATGCGTTCGGCGTTGAGCATGGCTAGCTGCGGCGGCAGGTGGCGCCAGGGATTCGGCCCCAGGTGGTCGCCGCCGAGGATCAAGCGCTGCGGATCGAAACCCACGCGCTGTGCAATCTCCAGCACAAAGCGGCGGAAGTCCGCCGGGGTCATGCCGGTATAGCCACCCTCATGGTTGACCTGGTTGCACGTCGCCTCGATCAGCACCGGCGCCGTGCCGGCCTGGCCGCAGCGCAACGCCGCTTCAATGACCAGGGCGTGTGCCGAACACACCGACGTAATGCCGATGGCGCGGCCTTGGCCGTGGGCACCTGACAGTTTTTGAAGATAATGACCTTGCATGAGCAGTGCCTCTCGATGACGTGGGAGATCACCATACGAGAGGAAAACGATCAACTTCAATCATTATTTTGATTGAC
Encoded proteins:
- a CDS encoding cupin domain-containing protein, whose product is MSNEGRVPETKGVTVQLLESIDLGPEIEGMAGRQLRMRKVTIEPGGVFGPMHDHKDRPGTVYILQGTITDHRNGIATDYGPGVGWPEDRNTTHWLENRGAIAAVEISVDIVRQE
- a CDS encoding D-tagatose-bisphosphate aldolase, class II, non-catalytic subunit, with product MQGHYLQKLSGAHGQGRAIGITSVCSAHALVIEAALRCGQAGTAPVLIEATCNQVNHEGGYTGMTPADFRRFVLEIAQRVGFDPQRLILGGDHLGPNPWRHLPPQLAMLNAERMLEAYARAGFSKIHLDTSMACMGESDPLDGALVAERAARLAAVVERTVNDAGLPLPFYVIGTEVPVPGGASEKVEDLEVTTPQSALETIALHRQAFIAQGLDSVFARVIGLVVQPGVEFGNENVVVYQPEKARALSAILQGEPQLVFEAHSTDYQPASALQHLVRDGFAILKVGPGLTFALREALYALDHIAAALRSVPEQESLRRTMESLMLAEPHYWDHYYHGDDAALRVQRHFSYSDRIRYYWPFAAASRAVEEMFLAFGDEPIPETLVSQYLPLLYPQVASGQESSTARELVLAAIGQVLGQYREACGG